The Tenacibaculum jejuense genome includes a window with the following:
- a CDS encoding DUF368 domain-containing protein — translation MYKERTFLEKLNLFLKGLTMGGANKVPGVSGGMVAFVMGFYEELIYTFQRVNKTAFKLLIRGKFRSFSKYTNFQFLVWVMLGSMCSYFSVSLILDYFLKNYELYVWAWFFGMIIGSIYYISKDFGNWNYKSILSLIIGASIGLAISFMTPAKENDNLWFVFVCGIIGVSGMTLPGLSGSFILILLGNYVLLLVDSVNVFGGVIASALSGDFSAFKDAVKVRYLKIISVFTLGSAFGLVSISHLLGYVLKHYKNIVTAVIIGFISGSLGIVWPWKKTIYKQEDGKLLLDSKGNEIVENYERFIPNIGELDTWITIGFIAAGVLLILIIDFYGRKKK, via the coding sequence ATGTATAAAGAGCGAACATTTCTTGAAAAATTAAATCTTTTTTTAAAAGGTTTAACCATGGGAGGAGCCAATAAAGTTCCTGGAGTATCTGGAGGAATGGTAGCTTTTGTTATGGGCTTCTATGAAGAATTGATTTATACTTTTCAAAGAGTAAATAAAACAGCTTTTAAACTATTAATCAGAGGCAAATTTAGAAGTTTTTCAAAGTATACAAACTTTCAGTTTTTAGTTTGGGTTATGTTGGGAAGCATGTGTAGTTATTTTAGTGTTTCTCTAATACTCGATTATTTTCTTAAGAATTATGAACTTTACGTTTGGGCATGGTTTTTCGGAATGATTATAGGTTCTATCTACTACATTTCTAAAGATTTTGGCAATTGGAATTATAAAAGTATACTTTCCTTAATTATTGGAGCTAGCATTGGATTAGCCATAAGTTTTATGACTCCTGCAAAGGAGAATGATAATTTATGGTTCGTTTTCGTGTGTGGAATTATAGGTGTTTCCGGAATGACTCTCCCAGGTTTATCAGGTTCATTTATTCTTATTTTATTGGGAAATTATGTGTTGCTTTTAGTCGATAGCGTAAATGTTTTTGGAGGAGTAATTGCCAGTGCTTTATCTGGAGATTTTTCAGCATTTAAAGACGCAGTAAAAGTAAGATATTTGAAAATTATATCTGTATTTACTTTGGGTTCGGCCTTTGGCTTAGTTTCAATTTCCCATCTTTTAGGATATGTATTAAAACATTATAAAAATATTGTAACAGCTGTTATTATTGGGTTTATAAGCGGTTCCTTAGGTATTGTTTGGCCTTGGAAAAAAACTATTTATAAACAAGAAGATGGTAAACTCTTATTAGATAGTAAAGGGAATGAAATAGTAGAAAATTATGAGAGATTCATACCAAATATAGGAGAGTTAGATACATGGATTACTATAGGTTTTATTGCAGCTGGAGTACTACTTATTTTAATTATTGATTTTTATGGCAGAAAAAAGAAATAA
- a CDS encoding shikimate dehydrogenase family protein, whose product MAEKRNKKLFGLVGKNISYSFSRGYFAEKFQKLNLQDHEYVNFDLTVINELDDVLKEHDSSLKGMNVTIPYKEEILPFLDKVDKKAKKIGAVNTVKITKKGKLKGYNTDYYGFKNSLKPLLKKKHKKALILGTGGASKAVAYALKKLDIEYTYVTRKAKDETMLTYDDLNQSIIEDHLIIVNCTPLGTSPNISEKPNIPYEFIAKDHILYDLIYNPAETAFLKSGKDNGATIKNGLQMLELQAEKAWDIWN is encoded by the coding sequence ATGGCAGAAAAAAGAAATAAAAAATTATTCGGATTAGTAGGAAAAAACATTTCCTATTCGTTTTCCAGAGGATATTTTGCAGAAAAATTTCAGAAATTAAATTTACAAGATCATGAGTATGTAAATTTTGACCTTACTGTTATCAATGAGTTAGATGATGTTTTAAAAGAACACGATTCTAGTTTAAAAGGAATGAATGTTACCATACCTTATAAAGAAGAAATACTTCCTTTTTTAGATAAGGTTGATAAAAAAGCTAAAAAGATAGGAGCCGTAAATACCGTTAAAATTACTAAGAAAGGAAAATTAAAAGGATATAATACTGATTATTATGGTTTTAAAAATTCATTAAAACCGTTGTTAAAAAAGAAGCACAAAAAAGCTTTAATTCTGGGTACTGGAGGAGCATCAAAAGCAGTTGCTTATGCATTAAAAAAATTAGATATAGAATATACCTATGTTACTAGAAAGGCAAAAGATGAAACGATGCTTACTTATGATGATTTAAATCAGTCAATAATTGAAGATCATTTAATAATTGTCAATTGTACTCCTTTAGGAACTTCACCAAACATTTCAGAAAAGCCTAACATTCCTTATGAATTTATAGCAAAAGATCATATACTTTATGATTTAATTTATAATCCTGCTGAAACAGCATTTTTAAAATCTGGAAAAGATAACGGAGCTACAATTAAAAACGGATTACAAATGCTAGAGTTACAAGCTGAAAAGGCTTGGGATATCTGGAACTAA
- a CDS encoding DUF349 domain-containing protein, with amino-acid sequence MLENKDKSTDDNSADALTNNETVSEATQSAVNEVENIVAENSEKEEKKEEIPMLDYNAMELDQLVVELKKLLKNHPVHLIKNNADEIKNAFNVKFGKLLSEKKEQFLAEGGNSIDFQFSSPVKVEYNGLLREYKVKRDAYYKQVEDQLKGNLEKRNTIIDELKSLIENANPKTMYNEFQKIQERWKNIGAVPRDRYNDTWKIYHHHVERFYDLLHLNKDFRELDFKHNLEEKQKLIARAEALLEVEDVNVAFKELQELHRIWKEDVGPVNREFREDVWNRFSDVTKKLHDKRHDYYKDLRSKHQEIIDAKLVIVDKINNYDFTQNQTHKDWQKSIREVEALRKEYFDAGKLPYNKSEVVWQKLKEATKRFNTAKNKFYKQEKSSQTDNLKKKMELVELAESLKDSDDWETTTNTMKRIQADWKKIGHVPRKYSDEIWNRFKAACNAYFDRLNAHRDGVSQEQEAIVSEKKKFLDDFKALEGLTIEQVQEYIQKWRALGPLPRNARHLDGKFNKAVDESLAKLNLGREEIELMKFKNVVDGYLAQEDYRKLDSEQFFIRKKITETVREMQQLENNLSFISNATEDNPLVQNVRKGIQGFKDELDIWQMKLDYLKKLDY; translated from the coding sequence ATGTTAGAAAACAAAGATAAAAGTACTGATGACAATTCAGCTGATGCATTAACTAATAACGAAACAGTTTCTGAGGCTACTCAGTCTGCAGTTAATGAAGTTGAAAATATTGTAGCAGAAAATTCCGAAAAGGAAGAGAAGAAGGAAGAAATTCCTATGCTAGATTACAATGCAATGGAATTAGATCAACTTGTAGTAGAGTTGAAAAAACTATTGAAAAATCATCCAGTTCACCTAATTAAAAATAATGCAGATGAAATTAAGAATGCATTTAATGTAAAATTTGGTAAACTTTTATCAGAAAAGAAAGAACAATTCTTAGCAGAAGGAGGGAATTCGATAGATTTTCAGTTTTCTAGTCCAGTAAAAGTTGAATACAACGGTCTCTTAAGAGAATACAAAGTAAAAAGAGACGCATACTACAAACAAGTTGAAGATCAGCTTAAAGGTAATTTAGAAAAACGTAATACTATTATAGATGAATTAAAATCTTTAATAGAAAATGCAAATCCAAAGACAATGTATAATGAATTTCAAAAAATTCAGGAGCGTTGGAAAAATATAGGAGCAGTTCCAAGAGATCGTTACAACGATACATGGAAAATTTACCATCATCATGTAGAGCGTTTCTATGATTTATTACACTTAAACAAAGATTTTAGAGAACTAGATTTTAAGCATAACTTAGAAGAAAAGCAAAAGTTAATCGCTAGAGCAGAAGCTTTGCTGGAAGTAGAAGATGTAAATGTTGCCTTTAAAGAGTTACAAGAATTACATCGTATTTGGAAAGAAGATGTAGGACCTGTAAACAGAGAATTTAGAGAAGACGTTTGGAATCGTTTTAGTGATGTAACTAAAAAATTACATGATAAGCGTCATGACTACTATAAAGATTTACGCTCTAAACATCAAGAAATTATAGATGCCAAGTTAGTTATTGTAGATAAAATCAATAACTATGATTTCACACAAAATCAAACACATAAAGACTGGCAGAAAAGTATCCGTGAAGTAGAAGCTTTACGTAAGGAATATTTCGATGCAGGTAAGTTACCATACAATAAAAGCGAAGTAGTTTGGCAAAAGTTAAAAGAAGCTACAAAACGTTTCAATACAGCAAAAAATAAATTCTACAAGCAAGAAAAATCTTCTCAAACAGATAACTTAAAGAAGAAAATGGAGTTGGTAGAGCTAGCTGAAAGTTTAAAAGATAGTGACGATTGGGAAACTACAACCAATACAATGAAGCGTATTCAAGCAGATTGGAAAAAGATTGGTCATGTTCCTCGAAAGTATTCTGACGAAATTTGGAATCGTTTTAAAGCTGCTTGTAATGCATATTTTGATCGTTTAAATGCGCATAGAGATGGTGTAAGTCAAGAGCAAGAAGCAATAGTTTCAGAAAAGAAGAAATTCTTAGATGATTTTAAAGCTTTAGAAGGATTAACTATTGAACAAGTTCAAGAATACATCCAAAAATGGAGAGCTTTAGGCCCTTTACCTAGAAATGCTCGACATTTAGATGGAAAATTTAACAAAGCAGTTGACGAAAGCTTAGCTAAATTAAATTTAGGTAGAGAAGAAATTGAACTAATGAAGTTCAAAAATGTTGTTGATGGATATTTAGCTCAAGAAGATTATAGAAAATTAGATAGTGAGCAATTCTTTATTCGTAAGAAGATTACTGAAACTGTGAGAGAAATGCAACAATTAGAGAATAATTTAAGTTTTATTTCTAATGCAACTGAAGACAATCCTTTAGTCCAAAATGTAAGAAAAGGAATTCAAGGATTTAAAGACGAATTAGATATCTGGCAAATGAAGTTAGATTATTTAAAAAAGTTAGATTATTAG
- a CDS encoding bacteriocin, with the protein MKKTILNLDGVKVLNKKSLKQINGGNGDNACFWTCDAACIAGGSGDILEDIECSLDCWDLCSS; encoded by the coding sequence ATGAAGAAAACAATTTTAAATTTAGATGGGGTAAAAGTATTAAACAAGAAAAGTTTAAAGCAAATTAACGGAGGTAATGGTGATAATGCATGTTTTTGGACATGTGATGCGGCTTGCATTGCGGGAGGTTCAGGTGATATATTGGAAGATATTGAGTGTTCTTTAGACTGTTGGGATTTGTGTTCAAGTTAA
- a CDS encoding zinc ribbon domain-containing protein, which produces MAKKEVTVEQKLRALYDLQLIDSRIDEIRNVRGELPLEVEDLEDDVAGLNTRLSNLAQDISNLDTDISNKKLVIEEAKSLIKKYQEQQKNVRNNREFDSLSKETEYQELEIQLAEKRIKEFKAKISQKKQVVENTKEKLAQQEGHLNAKKSELDAILKETEKEEKLLQEKSVEFSESIDRHLLTAYKRIRNKVKNGLAVVSIERGAAGGSFFTIPPQVQLEIANRKKITIDEHSGRILVDAALAAEEKEKIDNLFS; this is translated from the coding sequence ATGGCAAAAAAAGAAGTAACGGTAGAACAAAAGCTAAGAGCGTTATACGACTTACAGTTAATCGATTCTAGAATTGATGAAATTAGAAATGTTCGCGGAGAATTACCTTTAGAAGTAGAAGATTTAGAAGATGATGTTGCCGGATTAAATACCAGACTTTCTAACTTAGCACAAGATATTTCTAACTTAGATACTGACATTAGTAACAAAAAGTTAGTTATTGAAGAGGCTAAATCTCTAATTAAGAAATATCAAGAACAACAAAAAAATGTTCGTAACAATAGAGAGTTTGATTCTTTAAGCAAAGAAACTGAATATCAAGAGTTAGAAATTCAATTAGCTGAAAAAAGAATTAAAGAGTTTAAGGCTAAAATTTCTCAGAAGAAACAAGTAGTTGAAAACACCAAAGAAAAATTAGCTCAACAAGAAGGACACTTAAATGCTAAGAAATCTGAGTTAGACGCTATTTTAAAAGAAACTGAAAAAGAAGAAAAATTATTACAGGAAAAGTCTGTAGAATTTTCAGAATCTATAGACAGACATTTATTAACAGCTTACAAAAGAATTCGTAATAAAGTTAAAAATGGATTAGCTGTAGTTTCTATTGAGCGTGGAGCTGCTGGTGGGTCTTTCTTTACTATTCCTCCACAAGTACAATTAGAAATAGCTAATAGAAAAAAGATTACAATAGATGAGCACAGTGGTAGAATCTTAGTTGACGCTGCTTTAGCTGCTGAAGAGAAAGAAAAAATTGATAATTTATTCTCTTAA
- a CDS encoding Nif3-like dinuclear metal center hexameric protein, with protein MIVRDITNYIEELAPLAYAEDFDNVGLLVGNYNTKVTGVLVTLDTLEKTVDEAIAKNCNLIVSFHPIIFGGLKKLNGNNYVERVVLKAIKNDIAIYATHTALDNSNNGVSAKMCEVLGLENTKVLIPKKKQIKKLTTYVPNNNADELRNALFEVGAGNIGNYDQCSFNIEGKGSYRGNENSNPTIGQKGTLHFEEETCISVTYENHVEGKILNALHKNHPYEEVAYEIITLDNKNQLVGMGMIGEFSSPMQENEFLKFVKSTFKTGCVRHSELLNKPIQKVAVLGGSGSFAISNAIREKADAYISADFKYHEFYKAEHKILLTDIGHYESEQYTKNLLVDYLTKKFTNFAIILSEENTNPIHYI; from the coding sequence ATGATCGTAAGAGATATTACAAATTATATAGAAGAATTAGCTCCTTTAGCTTATGCTGAGGACTTTGATAACGTAGGATTATTAGTTGGAAACTACAATACTAAAGTAACTGGTGTATTGGTAACTTTAGATACTTTAGAAAAAACCGTAGATGAAGCCATTGCAAAGAATTGTAATTTAATTGTAAGCTTTCATCCTATTATTTTTGGTGGTTTAAAGAAATTGAATGGGAATAATTATGTAGAACGTGTGGTTTTAAAAGCCATTAAAAATGATATTGCTATTTATGCTACTCATACCGCTTTAGATAATTCTAACAATGGTGTTTCTGCAAAAATGTGCGAAGTTTTAGGTTTAGAAAACACTAAAGTTCTAATTCCTAAAAAGAAACAAATAAAAAAGCTAACAACTTATGTGCCTAACAACAATGCTGATGAATTAAGAAATGCTTTATTTGAAGTTGGTGCTGGGAACATTGGAAATTATGATCAATGCTCTTTTAATATTGAAGGAAAAGGTAGTTACAGAGGAAACGAAAACTCAAATCCTACAATTGGACAAAAAGGAACATTGCATTTTGAAGAAGAAACTTGTATAAGTGTTACCTATGAAAATCATGTAGAAGGAAAAATTTTAAATGCATTACATAAGAATCATCCATATGAAGAAGTAGCTTATGAAATTATCACTTTAGATAATAAAAATCAATTAGTAGGAATGGGAATGATTGGCGAGTTTAGTTCTCCTATGCAAGAAAATGAATTTTTAAAATTTGTAAAATCTACTTTCAAAACTGGTTGTGTTAGACACTCAGAACTCTTAAATAAACCTATACAAAAAGTAGCCGTTTTAGGAGGTTCTGGTAGTTTTGCAATTTCTAATGCCATACGAGAAAAAGCAGATGCATACATTAGTGCAGATTTCAAATATCATGAATTCTATAAGGCTGAACATAAGATTTTACTTACAGATATTGGACATTATGAAAGTGAACAGTATACAAAAAACCTTTTAGTTGATTATCTTACGAAAAAATTTACTAATTTTGCAATTATTTTAAGCGAAGAAAATACGAATCCAATACATTATATTTAA